The following coding sequences lie in one Lolium perenne isolate Kyuss_39 chromosome 2, Kyuss_2.0, whole genome shotgun sequence genomic window:
- the LOC127332662 gene encoding uncharacterized protein, with product MAVTGTTVAAAATMLAALAAIFLSFVLCFYIFLCAKRSRGAAPPPPGSGFLAHLRYFFCGGNGLAASGDSTNAAVWYYDGGLDEASMASLPSRAVAKGEAMHCAVCITELAAGEAARVLPRCGHGFHVACVDMWLKSHSTCPLCRRPAVDAPPMPPPPVQAPEADQEAPNFPTNVLFFGSQDDVSTGNAQQQTLPALTMPPPPSPSAQEPAASGPRGIRRLLGCGGTSPPRHQEDNAVRDIEMGLTAGGDNSSSRQPKTPAASC from the coding sequence ATGGCGGTGACAGggacgacggtggcggcggcggccacgaTGCTGGCAGCGCTGGCGGCGATCTTCCTCTCCTTCGTGCTCTGCTTCTACATATTCCTCTGCGCCAAGCGGTCCCGCggagccgcgccgccgccgcccggcaGCGGCTTCCTCGCCCACCTCCGCTACTTCTTCTGCGGGGGCAACGGCCTCGCCGCCTCAGGCGACAGCACCAACGCCGCCGTGTGGTACtacgacgggggcctggacgaggCGTCCATGGCGTCGCTGCCCAGCCGGGCGGTGGCCAAGGGCGAGGCGATGCACTGCGCGGTCTGCATCACGGAGCTCGCCGCCGGGGAGGCCGCGCGCGTGCTGCCGCGCTGCGGCCACGGCTTCCACGTCGCCTGCGTCGACATGTGGCTCAAGTCCCACTCCACCTGCCCGCTCTGCCGCCGCCCCGCCGTCGACGCGCCGCCCATGCCGCCGCCGCCCGTGCAGGCGCCCGAGGCCGACCAGGAGGCGCCAAACTTCCCCACCAACGTCCTCTTCTTCGGCTCGCAGGACGACGTCAGCACCGGCAACGCGCAGCAGCAGACGCTGCCCGCCCTCACCatgcctcctcctccttctccttcggCGCAAGAACCGGCCGCCTCCGGGCCGCGCGGAATCAGGCGGCTTCTCGGGTGTGGCGGCACATCGCCGCCCCGGCACCAAGAAGACAACGCGGTTAGGGACATAGAGATGGGGCTCACCGCCGGCGGCGACAACAGCTCGTCGCGGCAACCCAAGACACCAGCAGCCTCTTGTTGA